The genomic region AGCTCCAAAGCCCCGGCCCCACTCGTGCCAAGTCTCGGCGTGGGGTTTGTCTAATTTGATGAGGCTGGAGGTGCCCCGGGTGGCTGAGCAAAAGGCGGAGATGAGAGAGAGGAGCGCGGCTCGCCCATATTTAgtatttaatgtttaatatttaatgttgaATTTCGCTGGCAGGAACGACAAAGCCAAGGAAatgccggggcgcggggcggggtGCCCGGCGGGGCGGAGGGTGCCCGGGGGCCAGAGCGCGGCGGGTGAATCTTTAATCGTTGCACTGTACCGCACCGATGGCGGCtcgggcagagcagggagcggGCACGGCCGGACGGTGCCGGGAGAACCACCGCCCCCGGCCGCCAGCAGCCCCGGTGCCGAGGACGCGGCCCCgagcacggggcagccccgcggagCACCTCCGGCCCGCTGCCGGCGGAAAGGCGCAGGCGGGAGGGCGAGGGGATgctccccgccgggccgggccgggctgcgccGCGCCGCGCGGGGCCACCAGGGAGCGCTGCGCGACCGCCGACCGgtgcggcgggggcgggggagggggggcgaCTACGGGACGCGGAGCGGCGCACCGGGACCGCTGCGGGGGgcgagcggcgcggcgcggcgcggcgcggcgcggcgggtgCGTGGGCAGCGGCAGCTGCagcgggccgggcaggggcggcggggggagcggtCCCGTCCGCCCCGTCCCGACCGCCCCGTCCCCCGGCGCGGGGCTCGCGAGCCGCCCCGCCGAGCGCCGCACGCGCCGTCCCCGGCCCGCCGGCCGCACCGCACCCCCATTGGTCGCGCCCCTCCGAGgctccgccccgccggccccgagccccgccgccATTGGCCGTGGCtccgcggccggccccgcccccgcccgcctgGAGTACACACCGGAGTCACGCGCCCCCCGCGCTGGGGAGGCGgtggcgggcggcggggcggggccgggccgccaTTGGCGGGGGGGCGGGCGCTGATTGGCGGCGCGCTGCGCCGGGCCCGCCCCCGCgaggcgggcggggaggggcggggagggcagcggctTGAGGCGGcgctcggctcggcccggcccggtaGTCGCCGCCTGTCGGGTCCCGCGGGCAGCCGTGCCCGCCgcctcgcccgccgccgccgcgccgcgcccgccaccgccgccgccgggggagccggggcacGCCGCAGGCGCCGCGCGGCGatgcggggccgcggcggcgccgAGCCCTGACTAAAGATGGCCGCGCTGCCCGGTGGGAACatggcggggggcggccggggggcgcgggtggtgctgctgctgctgctcggcGGCTGCCTGGGCCGgcggcccccggccgccgccgccgtcgcgccgcccgccgccgccgtcgtCCCcccctcggcggcggcggcggaggagaCGGTGATCATCGGCCTGCGGCTGGAGGACACGGACGACGTCTCCTTCATGGAGGGGGGCGCGCTGCGGGTGAGCGAGCGGACGCGGGTGAAGCTGCGGGTCTACGGGCAGAACATCAACAACGAGACCTGGTCGCGCATCGCCTTCACGGAGCacgagcggcggcggggcgggcgggcggcggcggcggggcgcggcggcggcggcggcggggcggcgggcggcggcgccccgcAGCGCTGCGGCATCCGCACCTCGGACATCATCATCCTGCCGCACATCGTGCTCAACCGCCGCACCTCGGGCATCATCGAGATCGAGATCAAGCCCCTGCGCAAGACGGAGAAGAGCAAGTCCTACTACCTGTGCACCTCCGTctcggcccccgccgccgccgccctggGGCCCGGGGCCGCTGGAGGGCTGGCGGGCGCCGAggggccggccgggcccccGCCCTGGGGCGAGACCACCTGGATCTACCACGACGGCGAGGACACCAAGATGATCGTGGGCGAGGAGAAGAAGTTCCTGCTGCCCTTCTGGCTGCAGGTCATCTTCATCTcgctcctcctctgcctctcgGGCATGTTCAGCGGCCTCAACCTGGGGCTCATGGCCCTGGACCCCATGGAGCTGCGCATCGTGCAGAACTGTGGCACGGACAAAGAGAAGAACTACGCCAAGCGCATTGAGCCTGTGCGGCGCCAGGGCAACtacctgctctgctccctcctgctgggCAACGTCCTGGTCAACACCACGCTTACCATCCTGCTGGACGACATCGCCGGCTCCGGGCTGGTGGCCGTGGTGGTCTCCACCATCGGTATCGTCATCTTCGGCGAGATCGTGCCGCAGGCCATTTGCTCTCGGCACGGCCTGGCCGTGGGCGCCAACACCATCTTCCTCACCAAGTTTTTCATGATGATGACCTTCCCGGCCTCCTACCCCGTCAGCAAGTTGCTGGACTGTGTCCTGGGCCAGGAGATCGGCACGGTCTATAACCGTGAGAAGTTGTTGGAGATGCTGCGGGTCACCGACCCTTACAATGATCTAGTCAAGGAGGAGCTCAACATTATCCAGGGAGCCCTGGAGCTGCGCACCAAGACAGTGGAGGATGTGATGACTCCCCTCCGAGACTGCTTCATGATCGCTGCCGAGGCTGTGCTCGACTTCAACACTATGTCTGAGATCATGGAGAGCGGTTATACCCGCATCCCCGTTTTCGAGGGTGACCGCTCCAATATCGTGGACCTGCTCTTTGTTAAGGACCTGGCTTTTGTGGACCCTGATGACTGCACTCCGCTCAAGACCATCACCC from Ciconia boyciana chromosome 8, ASM3463844v1, whole genome shotgun sequence harbors:
- the CNNM2 gene encoding metal transporter CNNM2 isoform X1 → MAALPGGNMAGGGRGARVVLLLLLGGCLGRRPPAAAAVAPPAAAVVPPSAAAAEETVIIGLRLEDTDDVSFMEGGALRVSERTRVKLRVYGQNINNETWSRIAFTEHERRRGGRAAAAGRGGGGGGAAGGGAPQRCGIRTSDIIILPHIVLNRRTSGIIEIEIKPLRKTEKSKSYYLCTSVSAPAAAALGPGAAGGLAGAEGPAGPPPWGETTWIYHDGEDTKMIVGEEKKFLLPFWLQVIFISLLLCLSGMFSGLNLGLMALDPMELRIVQNCGTDKEKNYAKRIEPVRRQGNYLLCSLLLGNVLVNTTLTILLDDIAGSGLVAVVVSTIGIVIFGEIVPQAICSRHGLAVGANTIFLTKFFMMMTFPASYPVSKLLDCVLGQEIGTVYNREKLLEMLRVTDPYNDLVKEELNIIQGALELRTKTVEDVMTPLRDCFMIAAEAVLDFNTMSEIMESGYTRIPVFEGDRSNIVDLLFVKDLAFVDPDDCTPLKTITRFYNHPLHFVFNDTKLDAMLEEFKKGKSHLAIVQRVNNEGEGDPFYEVLGIVTLEDVIEEIIKSEILDETDLYTDNKTKKKVAHRDRKQDFSAFKQTDSEMKVKISPQLLLAMHRFLATEVEAFGPSQMSEKILLRLLKHPNVIQELKYDEKNKKAPEHYLYQRNKPVDYFVLILQGKVEVEAGKEGMKFEAGAFSYYGVMALTASPVPLSLSRTFVVSRTELLAAGSPAENKSPPRPCGLNHSDSLNRSDRIDAVTPTLGSSNNQLNASFLQVYVPDYSVKALTDIQFVKISRQQYQNALMASRMDKTPQSSDSENTKIELTLTELHDGLPDETANLLNEQNCVTHNKPNHSMHSEGAI
- the CNNM2 gene encoding metal transporter CNNM2 isoform X2, whose translation is MAALPGGNMAGGGRGARVVLLLLLGGCLGRRPPAAAAVAPPAAAVVPPSAAAAEETVIIGLRLEDTDDVSFMEGGALRVSERTRVKLRVYGQNINNETWSRIAFTEHERRRGGRAAAAGRGGGGGGAAGGGAPQRCGIRTSDIIILPHIVLNRRTSGIIEIEIKPLRKTEKSKSYYLCTSVSAPAAAALGPGAAGGLAGAEGPAGPPPWGETTWIYHDGEDTKMIVGEEKKFLLPFWLQVIFISLLLCLSGMFSGLNLGLMALDPMELRIVQNCGTDKEKNYAKRIEPVRRQGNYLLCSLLLGNVLVNTTLTILLDDIAGSGLVAVVVSTIGIVIFGEIVPQAICSRHGLAVGANTIFLTKFFMMMTFPASYPVSKLLDCVLGQEIGTVYNREKLLEMLRVTDPYNDLVKEELNIIQGALELRTKTVEDVMTPLRDCFMIAAEAVLDFNTMSEIMESGYTRIPVFEGDRSNIVDLLFVKDLAFVDPDDCTPLKTITRFYNHPLHFVFNDTKLDAMLEEFKKGKSHLAIVQRVNNEGEGDPFYEVLGIVTLEDVIEEIIKSEILDETDLYTDNKTKKKVAHRDRKQDFSAFKQTDSEMKVKISPQLLLAMHRFLATEVEAFGPSQMSEKILLRLLKHPNVIQELKYDEKNKKAPEHYLYQRNKPVDYFVLILQGKVEVEAGKEGMKFEAGAFSYYGVMALTASPAENKSPPRPCGLNHSDSLNRSDRIDAVTPTLGSSNNQLNASFLQVYVPDYSVKALTDIQFVKISRQQYQNALMASRMDKTPQSSDSENTKIELTLTELHDGLPDETANLLNEQNCVTHNKPNHSMHSEGAI
- the CNNM2 gene encoding metal transporter CNNM2 isoform X3 — encoded protein: MAALPGGNMAGGGRGARVVLLLLLGGCLGRRPPAAAAVAPPAAAVVPPSAAAAEETVIIGLRLEDTDDVSFMEGGALRVSERTRVKLRVYGQNINNETWSRIAFTEHERRRGGRAAAAGRGGGGGGAAGGGAPQRCGIRTSDIIILPHIVLNRRTSGIIEIEIKPLRKTEKSKSYYLCTSVSAPAAAALGPGAAGGLAGAEGPAGPPPWGETTWIYHDGEDTKMIVGEEKKFLLPFWLQVIFISLLLCLSGMFSGLNLGLMALDPMELRIVQNCGTDKEKNYAKRIEPVRRQGNYLLCSLLLGNVLVNTTLTILLDDIAGSGLVAVVVSTIGIVIFGEIVPQAICSRHGLAVGANTIFLTKFFMMMTFPASYPVSKLLDCVLGQEIGTVYNREKLLEMLRVTDPYNDLVKEELNIIQGALELRTKTVEDVMTPLRDCFMIAAEAVLDFNTMSEIMESGYTRIPVFEGDRSNIVDLLFVKDLAFVDPDDCTPLKTITRFYNHPLHFVFNDTKLDAMLEEFKKGKSHLAIVQRVNNEGEGDPFYEVLGIVTLEDVIEEIIKSEILDETDLYKVEAFGPSQMSEKILLRLLKHPNVIQELKYDEKNKKAPEHYLYQRNKPVDYFVLILQGKVEVEAGKEGMKFEAGAFSYYGVMALTASPVPLSLSRTFVVSRTELLAAGSPAENKSPPRPCGLNHSDSLNRSDRIDAVTPTLGSSNNQLNASFLQVYVPDYSVKALTDIQFVKISRQQYQNALMASRMDKTPQSSDSENTKIELTLTELHDGLPDETANLLNEQNCVTHNKPNHSMHSEGAI
- the CNNM2 gene encoding metal transporter CNNM2 isoform X4, with protein sequence MAALPGGNMAGGGRGARVVLLLLLGGCLGRRPPAAAAVAPPAAAVVPPSAAAAEETVIIGLRLEDTDDVSFMEGGALRVSERTRVKLRVYGQNINNETWSRIAFTEHERRRGGRAAAAGRGGGGGGAAGGGAPQRCGIRTSDIIILPHIVLNRRTSGIIEIEIKPLRKTEKSKSYYLCTSVSAPAAAALGPGAAGGLAGAEGPAGPPPWGETTWIYHDGEDTKMIVGEEKKFLLPFWLQVIFISLLLCLSGMFSGLNLGLMALDPMELRIVQNCGTDKEKNYAKRIEPVRRQGNYLLCSLLLGNVLVNTTLTILLDDIAGSGLVAVVVSTIGIVIFGEIVPQAICSRHGLAVGANTIFLTKFFMMMTFPASYPVSKLLDCVLGQEIGTVYNREKLLEMLRVTDPYNDLVKEELNIIQGALELRTKTVEDVMTPLRDCFMIAAEAVLDFNTMSEIMESGYTRIPVFEGDRSNIVDLLFVKDLAFVDPDDCTPLKTITRFYNHPLHFVFNDTKLDAMLEEFKKGKSHLAIVQRVNNEGEGDPFYEVLGIVTLEDVIEEIIKSEILDETDLYTDNKTKKKVAHRDRKQDFSAFKQTDSEMKVKISPQLLLAMHRFLATEVEAFGPSQMSEKILLRLLKHPNVIQELKYDEKNKKAPEHYLYQRNKPVDYFVLILQGKVEVEAGKEGMKFEAGAFSYYGVMALTASPVPLSLSRTFVVSRTELLAAGSPGRSPAQSYASQVGILNFHLW